In Hyphomicrobiales bacterium, one DNA window encodes the following:
- a CDS encoding beta-carotene ketolase: MIDRESDTAGGQSRADTALAAPIGLSLAAAIISAWLVVHVYAVFFFEIEWQSAPLAVLLFLLATWLSVGLFIVAHDCMHGSLVPFRPGVNRAIGRLCLFLYAGFSYDELNRKHHLHHRHSGTGADPDFNDAPPYGFWPWFGVFLLEYFSWRQYLHMSARFLAYVVLLQASVSNVLILWAAPAIVSALQLFLFGTFLPHRPAKAPFADRHRTRSNDYPWLLSLLTCFHFGYHHEHHAHPSVPWWRLPAQRRQAASHRASGLGE; the protein is encoded by the coding sequence ATGATCGATCGCGAGAGCGATACGGCAGGAGGTCAGAGCCGGGCCGATACCGCATTGGCCGCCCCGATCGGCCTTTCGCTCGCCGCCGCGATCATTTCCGCGTGGCTCGTCGTTCACGTCTACGCGGTCTTCTTCTTCGAGATCGAATGGCAGAGCGCACCGCTCGCGGTGTTGCTGTTCCTGCTGGCCACTTGGCTGAGCGTCGGTCTCTTCATCGTGGCGCACGATTGCATGCACGGCTCGCTCGTGCCGTTCCGGCCCGGGGTAAACCGGGCGATCGGCCGCCTCTGCCTTTTCCTCTATGCCGGATTTTCCTACGACGAACTCAATCGCAAGCACCATTTGCACCATCGCCATTCCGGAACCGGGGCGGATCCCGACTTCAACGATGCGCCGCCCTACGGGTTCTGGCCGTGGTTCGGCGTATTCCTCCTCGAATATTTTTCCTGGCGCCAGTACCTTCACATGAGCGCGCGGTTCCTGGCCTATGTTGTCCTCCTTCAAGCTTCGGTATCCAACGTTCTCATCCTCTGGGCCGCTCCGGCGATCGTCTCGGCGCTACAACTCTTCCTATTCGGCACCTTCTTGCCCCATCGGCCCGCCAAAGCCCCGTTCGCCGACCGTCATCGCACGCGCAGCAACGATTATCCCTGGCTGCTCTCTCTCTTGACGTGCTTTCATTTCGGCTATCACCACGAGCATCATGCTCATCCATCGGTGCCCTGGTGGCGGTTGCCCGCCCAACGTCGGCAAGCCGCATCGCATCGGGCGTCCGGCCTAGGGGAGTGA
- a CDS encoding AMP-binding protein — translation MSLLVDGHRIPLAELADHRQEAWRRQSTYVAANSAFYQRLWEGRSPPRDLADLCELPLCDKADLRLSQPATPPFGDYLAAPRERVARLHRTSGTTGQAMNLAMSARDCEVTEIVGGRAQALAGLGPGIMVVHCLNYQMWMGGLTDHLTLERTGATVVPFGVGSSALLVRTIRETGITAISCTPSYPSVLERVIGEEMPGLTPADLGLRLGLFGGEPGLDDPALRQRFRDTWGMEARNANYGVSDVFCNFAAQCAGDTALHFVAHDVLHAELIEPESGAPMTLEAGATGELVLTHLERECQPLVRFRTGDIIAVEATDRCRCGTAGFRFRVVGRSDDMVVVRGLNMFPTMVAAVVNSFPELSGDYRIVLDSPPPYHVLPVRAELAKGRTDDGTLARRLEVEFKSRLGATISATIVPAGTFPVTEGKTKRVVRSTS, via the coding sequence ATGAGCCTCCTCGTCGACGGCCATCGGATCCCACTCGCTGAACTCGCGGACCATCGCCAGGAAGCTTGGCGGCGCCAGAGCACCTACGTCGCCGCGAACTCCGCCTTCTACCAGCGCCTCTGGGAGGGGCGCTCGCCGCCCCGGGATCTCGCCGATCTCTGCGAATTGCCGCTCTGCGACAAGGCGGACCTCAGATTGTCCCAACCCGCCACTCCCCCCTTCGGGGATTATCTCGCCGCCCCCCGCGAGCGGGTCGCGCGTCTCCATCGCACCTCGGGCACGACCGGTCAGGCGATGAACCTTGCCATGAGCGCACGCGACTGCGAGGTGACGGAGATCGTCGGCGGAAGGGCCCAGGCGCTTGCCGGGCTCGGGCCGGGCATCATGGTCGTGCACTGCCTCAACTACCAGATGTGGATGGGTGGCCTCACCGACCATCTGACGCTCGAGCGGACCGGGGCGACAGTGGTCCCCTTCGGCGTCGGCTCGAGCGCCCTTCTCGTGCGCACGATCCGCGAGACCGGGATCACGGCCATTTCCTGTACGCCGTCCTATCCGAGCGTGCTCGAGCGGGTGATCGGGGAGGAGATGCCGGGGCTGACGCCCGCCGATCTCGGCCTCCGGCTCGGCCTCTTCGGCGGTGAGCCGGGGCTCGACGATCCGGCGCTGCGCCAGCGGTTCCGCGACACGTGGGGGATGGAGGCACGCAACGCCAACTACGGCGTCTCCGACGTCTTCTGCAATTTCGCCGCCCAGTGTGCAGGCGACACGGCGCTGCACTTCGTCGCCCACGACGTCCTCCATGCCGAGTTGATCGAGCCCGAGAGCGGCGCACCGATGACGCTCGAGGCCGGCGCGACGGGCGAACTCGTCCTGACCCACCTCGAGCGCGAGTGCCAGCCGCTCGTGCGCTTTCGCACCGGTGACATCATCGCGGTGGAGGCGACCGACCGATGCCGCTGCGGCACCGCCGGGTTCCGCTTCCGCGTCGTTGGTCGCTCGGACGACATGGTTGTGGTGCGCGGTCTCAATATGTTCCCGACCATGGTGGCGGCTGTGGTCAATTCCTTTCCGGAGCTTTCGGGCGACTATCGGATCGTGCTCGACAGCCCGCCCCCCTACCACGTGCTGCCGGTGCGGGCGGAACTGGCCAAGGGGCGCACGGACGACGGCACGCTTGCCCGGCGTCTGGAAGTCGAGTTCAAGTCGCGGCTCGGCGCCACGATCAGTGCGACGATCGTGCCCGCCGGCACGTTCCCGGTGACCGAGGGCAAGACGAAGCGCGTCGTCAGGAGCACGTCATGA
- a CDS encoding enoyl-CoA hydratase/isomerase family protein, whose protein sequence is MTEFTYETVLSSMTGEGVRTITLNRPASLNAMNRRLIDDVAAAFDDANRHEGTRAIVFTGAGRAFCAGDDRQEHVHPGTQAEARDLVDAIQRATVAIVAGAKPVVGAINGWAVGGGFEWAINCDFPIWAESAKGFFPEVSLNLFVTGGVTVLLPAIVGPVKAREMLYFGERYSAAELKGCGIAWKVVADAELMTEAQATAARLAGLPTLSTRAMKRVLNQAMAGGLQQDMELETEATVAGFLDPETTRLLKDF, encoded by the coding sequence ATGACCGAGTTCACCTACGAAACGGTTTTATCGTCCATGACCGGGGAGGGCGTGCGCACGATCACACTCAACCGGCCGGCCTCGCTCAACGCCATGAACCGCCGCCTGATCGATGACGTGGCCGCCGCGTTCGACGATGCAAACCGGCACGAGGGCACGCGGGCCATCGTCTTCACCGGCGCGGGGCGGGCGTTCTGCGCGGGCGACGATCGCCAGGAGCACGTGCATCCTGGAACGCAAGCCGAGGCGCGTGACCTGGTCGATGCCATCCAGCGGGCGACGGTCGCCATCGTCGCTGGCGCAAAGCCGGTGGTCGGGGCGATCAACGGCTGGGCGGTCGGGGGCGGGTTCGAGTGGGCGATCAACTGCGATTTCCCGATCTGGGCCGAGAGCGCCAAGGGATTTTTTCCCGAGGTCTCTCTCAACCTCTTCGTCACGGGAGGCGTCACCGTGCTGCTGCCGGCGATCGTCGGCCCGGTCAAGGCGCGCGAGATGCTGTATTTCGGGGAGCGATATTCGGCGGCGGAGCTGAAGGGGTGCGGCATCGCCTGGAAGGTCGTGGCCGACGCTGAATTGATGACCGAGGCGCAGGCGACCGCAGCGCGTCTCGCGGGGCTGCCGACCCTTTCAACGCGGGCCATGAAGCGCGTGTTGAATCAGGCGATGGCGGGCGGCTTGCAGCAGGACATGGAACTCGAGACCGAGGCGACGGTCGCCGGCTTCCTCGATCCCGAGACGACGCGACTCCTCAAGGATTTCTAG
- a CDS encoding phytoene/squalene synthase family protein: MTGSRDDFLATFARERIERGSKSFAAAARLLPGGMRDSAYMLYAWCRYCDDAIDGQELGFAASPHTAGTELPADPAETVARLRERTLAACRGNPDSPVFEALTRVVERHSIPHGQPLDLIEGFAMDARAHSYETLEDTLRYAYHVAGVVGLMMARVMDVSERDTLLRACDLGIAFQLTNIARDVMDDAALGRTYLPADWLAEAGIDSEELTSPHLRAAVAKVTVRLLDEAEQYYRSAEVGIARLAYRPAMAIAAARIVYRAIGAGVRARGPAAWDRRVSISRPRKLANLALSPIAVLMARTRVISGTPLRHNLWTPSLP; encoded by the coding sequence GTGACCGGCTCCCGGGACGACTTCCTTGCAACCTTCGCGCGTGAGCGCATCGAGCGCGGATCGAAGAGCTTTGCGGCCGCCGCGCGACTGCTGCCGGGTGGGATGCGCGACAGTGCCTACATGCTCTATGCGTGGTGCCGCTACTGCGATGACGCAATCGACGGTCAGGAGTTGGGCTTCGCCGCCTCCCCACATACAGCCGGCACGGAGCTGCCGGCCGACCCGGCCGAAACCGTTGCACGGCTGCGCGAGCGCACGCTGGCGGCCTGTCGAGGGAACCCCGACAGCCCGGTGTTCGAGGCCCTGACCAGAGTCGTCGAACGCCATTCGATTCCGCATGGCCAGCCGCTCGACCTCATCGAGGGGTTTGCAATGGATGCTCGCGCGCACTCATACGAAACGCTCGAGGACACCTTGCGTTATGCCTACCACGTCGCCGGCGTCGTCGGGTTGATGATGGCACGGGTGATGGACGTTTCGGAGCGTGACACGCTCTTGCGCGCCTGCGACCTCGGGATCGCGTTCCAACTGACGAACATCGCGCGTGATGTCATGGACGATGCGGCCCTCGGGCGCACCTACCTGCCCGCCGATTGGTTGGCGGAGGCGGGGATCGATTCCGAAGAGCTGACCAGCCCGCACCTGCGCGCGGCCGTCGCAAAGGTAACCGTCAGACTGCTCGACGAGGCCGAGCAGTATTATCGCTCCGCCGAAGTCGGAATCGCCCGCCTCGCGTACCGTCCCGCCATGGCGATCGCCGCCGCACGGATCGTCTATCGGGCGATCGGGGCGGGCGTGCGTGCGCGGGGGCCCGCCGCATGGGATCGGCGCGTCAGCATCTCGCGGCCGCGAAAGCTCGCCAATCTGGCGCTTTCCCCAATTGCGGTCCTCATGGCTCGCACGCGCGTCATCTCCGGCACGCCCTTGCGCCACAACCTCTGGACACCGTCACTCCCCTAG
- a CDS encoding ABC transporter permease has product MRAAVFRTMLLALVRDPAAFAMSFVLPAAVFLIFAVIFSGASGGNLQVRVALLDLEGSDASERFMAGIESNGQLTRVALDEPGLEAVRRAVRTGIADVGVVVRGGERTLQSGSPDGQPPLLLVTDPTREISVAVVEGIVQETYFARLPHIVAGGVTRSVTNALAPLEPGQAAALEAGLTAMATADASAVAAGERIRLPFERLVARESAIGDPGVPTSISYYAGAVAAMFLLFSAMNGALSLLQEKESGLLDRLATGPAGTWPIIDGKFLFLWAQGIVQVAMIYAVAWLGFGLDVPARFALWLAVTVATAAAGAGLMLGFVALCRTFQQAQTLGSILILVASAVGGSMIPRFLIPPYVQAIGWATPNTWTLEAYGAIFWRNEGWYEVALPIAVLSGAALFGLVVAHLAIRRR; this is encoded by the coding sequence CTGCTCGCGCTCGTGCGCGATCCGGCGGCCTTTGCGATGAGCTTCGTGCTGCCAGCGGCCGTGTTCCTCATCTTCGCGGTGATTTTTTCGGGTGCGAGCGGTGGCAACCTGCAGGTTCGCGTGGCGCTGCTCGATCTCGAGGGGTCCGATGCGTCCGAGCGCTTCATGGCGGGCATCGAGAGCAACGGCCAATTGACGCGTGTCGCGCTCGACGAGCCGGGCCTCGAGGCCGTCCGACGGGCCGTGCGAACCGGCATCGCCGATGTCGGCGTGGTCGTGCGTGGCGGCGAACGCACACTGCAATCGGGATCGCCCGACGGTCAGCCGCCGCTCCTCCTCGTGACCGATCCGACGCGCGAAATCTCCGTCGCGGTCGTCGAGGGCATCGTCCAGGAAACCTACTTCGCGAGATTGCCACATATCGTGGCGGGCGGCGTCACGCGCTCGGTCACGAATGCGCTCGCGCCTCTGGAGCCGGGGCAGGCGGCGGCGCTCGAAGCCGGGCTGACGGCCATGGCGACGGCCGATGCGAGCGCAGTCGCTGCCGGTGAGCGAATCCGTCTGCCATTCGAGAGGCTGGTTGCCCGCGAGAGCGCGATCGGCGATCCGGGAGTGCCAACCAGCATTTCCTACTACGCCGGGGCGGTGGCGGCGATGTTCCTGCTGTTCTCGGCCATGAACGGCGCATTGTCCCTCCTTCAGGAGAAGGAGAGCGGACTGCTCGACCGGCTGGCGACAGGACCGGCCGGGACGTGGCCGATCATCGATGGCAAATTCCTTTTCCTCTGGGCGCAGGGGATCGTTCAGGTGGCGATGATTTACGCCGTCGCCTGGCTCGGGTTCGGTCTCGATGTTCCGGCGCGCTTTGCACTCTGGCTCGCCGTGACCGTGGCGACGGCGGCAGCCGGGGCAGGCCTCATGCTCGGCTTCGTTGCGCTTTGCCGCACCTTCCAGCAGGCTCAGACCCTCGGTTCGATCCTGATCCTGGTTGCGAGCGCGGTCGGCGGCAGCATGATCCCGCGCTTCCTGATCCCACCCTACGTCCAGGCGATCGGCTGGGCGACCCCGAACACCTGGACGCTGGAGGCCTACGGCGCCATCTTCTGGCGCAACGAGGGCTGGTACGAGGTGGCGCTTCCGATCGCGGTGCTTTCCGGTGCCGCGCTGTTCGGTCTGGTGGTGGCGCATCTCGCCATCCGGCGCCGTTGA
- a CDS encoding M24 family metallopeptidase gives MGQPAGHARADDMLHVVKWHNGEKEYLPFSDGEMRRRQNGIRKWMAENGVDAGLFTSYHCINYYSGWLYCFFGRKYGMVITQDAATTVSAGIDGGQPWRRSHGDNVTYTDWRRDNYFKAVRELMPGAKRVGIEFDHVNIDLRRQIEEALPGVELVDIGQPSMWMRTIKSAEEIKLIKEGARTCDIGGEACVKAIRAGVPEHEVAIATTNAMIREIASNHPYVELMDTWTWFQSGINTDGAHNPVTNRKIQSGDILSLNAFPMIFGYYTALERTLFCDHASDAHLDIWEKNVAVHRRGLELIRPGARCCDIAGELNEMYREWDLLKYRSFGYGHSFGVLCHYYGREAGVELREDVETVLQPGMVVSMEPMVMLPEGTPGAGGYREHDILVVTENGAENITGFPFGPEHNIIRNGA, from the coding sequence ATGGGACAACCGGCCGGGCACGCAAGAGCCGACGACATGCTGCACGTCGTCAAGTGGCACAATGGTGAAAAAGAGTATCTGCCGTTTTCCGACGGAGAGATGAGGCGCCGCCAGAACGGCATCCGCAAATGGATGGCTGAGAATGGGGTCGATGCCGGGCTTTTCACCTCCTATCACTGCATCAACTACTATTCCGGCTGGCTCTACTGCTTTTTCGGCCGCAAGTACGGTATGGTCATCACGCAGGATGCCGCGACCACTGTTTCGGCCGGCATCGACGGCGGCCAGCCCTGGCGGCGGAGCCACGGAGACAACGTCACCTACACCGACTGGCGCCGGGACAATTATTTCAAGGCCGTACGCGAGCTGATGCCAGGGGCAAAGCGCGTCGGGATCGAGTTCGACCATGTCAACATCGACCTGCGCCGCCAGATCGAGGAGGCGCTGCCGGGTGTCGAACTGGTCGACATCGGGCAACCCTCGATGTGGATGCGCACGATCAAGTCCGCGGAAGAAATCAAGCTGATCAAGGAGGGGGCGCGAACCTGCGACATCGGCGGGGAGGCTTGCGTCAAGGCGATCCGGGCAGGCGTGCCCGAGCACGAAGTCGCGATCGCGACGACGAACGCGATGATCCGCGAGATCGCCTCCAACCACCCCTATGTCGAATTGATGGACACCTGGACCTGGTTCCAGTCCGGGATCAACACCGACGGGGCGCACAACCCGGTGACCAACCGCAAGATCCAGTCGGGTGACATCCTCAGCCTCAATGCGTTCCCGATGATCTTCGGCTATTATACCGCGCTCGAGCGCACGCTTTTTTGCGACCATGCTTCGGACGCCCACCTCGACATCTGGGAAAAGAATGTCGCGGTGCACCGGCGCGGCCTCGAGTTGATCCGCCCCGGCGCGCGCTGCTGCGATATCGCCGGTGAACTCAACGAGATGTACCGGGAGTGGGATCTCCTGAAATACCGCTCCTTCGGCTACGGTCACTCGTTCGGCGTGCTCTGCCACTACTACGGCCGTGAGGCGGGCGTGGAATTGCGCGAGGACGTCGAGACGGTGCTCCAGCCCGGCATGGTGGTTTCGATGGAGCCAATGGTCATGCTGCCGGAGGGCACGCCCGGGGCCGGCGGCTACCGCGAGCACGACATCCTCGTCGTCACCGAGAACGGCGCGGAAAACATCACGGGCTTTCCGTTCGGACCCGAGCACAATATCATCCGCAACGGAGCCTGA
- the crtY gene encoding lycopene beta-cyclase CrtY, translating to MPGAVDVLIAGGGLSGCLIAARLRQVRPEIRVLLLEQSAEFGGNHTWSFHESDLAERIGGWMAPLVAHRWPAQTVRFPSYSRTLDYGYRSVTSDSLRAALHPLLDGIVRCNAAVRALAPRRATLEDGTTIDARAVIDCRGLGPTAGLWLAYQKFRGIEITTQTPHGVTEPVIMDATVPQLDGYRFVYLLPFSRHRLLVEDTYYADDAAIDGGRLDERLAAYIEDAGWRIASVLRHEQGVLPITLGGDIDRFWRERAREGTPVAGLRAGLFHPTTGYSLPDAARLADLIAEQRDLSSGALFSAIETHARRLWRERRFYRSLNRMLFRAAEPEQRWRVLQRFYSLPAPLIARFYAAQLTRLGQARILTGRPPVPISAALRALAARPPMDEETA from the coding sequence ATGCCGGGTGCGGTCGATGTGCTCATCGCCGGGGGCGGCCTTTCGGGCTGCCTGATCGCCGCGCGCCTCAGGCAAGTTCGCCCGGAAATACGCGTGCTGCTGCTCGAGCAATCGGCCGAGTTCGGCGGCAACCACACCTGGTCGTTCCACGAGAGCGATCTGGCCGAACGCATCGGCGGCTGGATGGCGCCGCTCGTCGCACACCGCTGGCCGGCCCAGACAGTGCGCTTTCCCAGCTACAGCCGCACGCTCGACTACGGCTACCGCTCGGTCACCAGTGACAGCCTGCGTGCCGCTCTGCATCCCCTGCTCGACGGTATCGTGCGCTGCAATGCCGCGGTTCGCGCGCTCGCCCCACGTCGAGCAACCCTCGAAGACGGTACGACGATCGACGCCCGGGCGGTTATCGACTGTCGCGGGCTCGGCCCGACCGCAGGTCTATGGCTCGCCTATCAAAAGTTCCGCGGCATCGAGATCACGACGCAAACGCCGCATGGCGTCACCGAGCCGGTGATCATGGATGCCACCGTGCCGCAGCTCGACGGCTACCGCTTCGTCTACCTGCTGCCGTTCAGCCGCCACCGGTTGTTGGTCGAGGATACCTACTATGCCGATGATGCGGCCATCGATGGCGGGCGCCTCGATGAGCGGCTGGCTGCCTACATCGAGGACGCTGGCTGGCGTATCGCATCGGTGCTGCGTCACGAGCAAGGCGTACTGCCCATCACGCTCGGCGGCGACATCGACCGGTTCTGGCGCGAGCGGGCTCGCGAGGGCACACCGGTAGCGGGATTACGTGCCGGCCTGTTCCATCCGACGACCGGCTATTCGCTGCCCGACGCCGCACGGCTCGCCGATCTCATTGCCGAGCAGCGGGATCTGTCCTCGGGCGCTCTGTTCAGCGCCATCGAAACGCACGCCCGGCGCCTTTGGCGCGAGCGCCGGTTCTATCGGAGCCTCAACCGGATGCTGTTCCGGGCTGCCGAACCCGAACAGCGCTGGCGCGTTCTGCAACGCTTCTACAGCTTGCCTGCTCCACTCATCGCGCGGTTCTATGCCGCGCAACTCACTCGATTGGGACAGGCGCGAATACTGACCGGGCGCCCTCCGGTCCCCATTTCAGCCGCGCTGCGAGCACTTGCAGCGCGGCCGCCGATGGATGAGGAAACGGCGTGA